One genomic segment of Borrelia coriaceae includes these proteins:
- a CDS encoding hemolysin family protein: MLELIIILIFIILSAIFSASETAYTSLSLIQLQDIKKKGKLGTIVYNLAQNPSKLVTTILIGNNIANITASALTTKFVLDKYGNNALALSTGIITVIVLICSEIFPKQIAILNNESIVLSTSILLKILTIILTPIIYAINGIVKILLSLCKIKASQKMTKDSIKNMLFLAEKLGILDNDDRIFMQKMLNIGEVRASEVMTHRTEVFSLSSTSKLKDKIKLIKKEGYSRIPVYKGQNREQIIGILITKDLIEISKKNFEKNIIKFVKPAVFVQQNKRIKDILDIMRQKQKIMAIVIDEYGGFSGILTIEDIVEKIFGAIFDEYDFEEKKQLITKQDENTYIISGETTFDEIEETVGIKIQHKEYINTIGGYIMDLLDKIPTSGEQVKTEHGEYLIEEIQNHKIKQITFKKLEKE; encoded by the coding sequence ATGTTGGAATTAATAATTATATTAATATTTATAATACTATCAGCCATTTTTTCGGCATCAGAAACAGCTTACACATCATTAAGCCTTATTCAACTCCAAGACATAAAGAAAAAAGGCAAACTAGGAACAATAGTATACAACTTAGCACAAAATCCATCAAAGCTTGTAACAACAATTCTAATTGGGAATAATATTGCCAATATAACAGCAAGCGCCCTTACAACAAAATTTGTCCTTGACAAATATGGAAACAATGCACTTGCATTATCAACTGGAATAATAACAGTCATAGTCCTTATCTGTTCAGAAATCTTTCCTAAACAAATTGCAATTTTAAATAATGAGAGCATAGTTTTATCAACCTCAATCTTACTCAAAATATTAACAATCATATTAACACCAATAATATATGCAATTAATGGAATAGTAAAAATTTTACTAAGCCTATGTAAAATAAAAGCGAGTCAAAAAATGACTAAAGATAGCATCAAAAATATGTTATTTTTGGCCGAAAAATTAGGAATTTTAGACAATGATGACAGGATATTCATGCAAAAGATGTTAAATATAGGAGAAGTTAGAGCTTCTGAGGTTATGACACATCGAACAGAAGTATTCTCACTCTCAAGCACATCAAAATTAAAAGATAAAATCAAATTAATTAAAAAAGAAGGATATTCCAGAATCCCTGTATATAAAGGTCAAAACAGAGAACAAATAATAGGCATTTTAATAACTAAAGACCTAATTGAAATAAGTAAAAAAAATTTTGAAAAAAATATTATTAAATTTGTCAAACCCGCTGTTTTCGTACAACAAAATAAAAGAATAAAAGATATACTAGATATCATGCGACAAAAGCAAAAAATAATGGCTATCGTTATAGACGAATACGGAGGATTTTCAGGCATACTTACAATAGAAGATATAGTAGAGAAAATTTTTGGTGCAATATTTGATGAATATGATTTCGAAGAAAAAAAACAACTTATCACAAAACAAGACGAAAACACGTACATAATATCAGGTGAAACCACATTTGACGAGATTGAAGAAACAGTTGGAATAAAAATTCAACACAAAGAGTATATAAACACAATTGGAGGATACATCATGGATTTACTTGATAAAATACCCACAAGCGGGGAACAGGTTAAGACAGAACATGGAGAATATTTAATAGAAGAAATCCAAAATCACAAAATAAAACAAATAACATTTAAAAAACTCGAAAAGGAATAA
- the hflK gene encoding FtsH protease activity modulator HflK codes for MLNNILKAFNKTYEYMIILIVLVIILLITIANVFVVGPSDEAIVLRLGKLNRTLESGIHIKIPLIEEKLIVPVKIVQEVKFGFNTNNHTGTNLNEDDGIIITGDLNIIKVEWLVQYKISDPYSFMFKVEDPARTITDIAKSSMNRLIGDNTIFEIINDNRVGVTEGVRASMNEIIKKYNLGIDIVQVQIRNAMPPKGKVYEAFEDVNIAIQDKNKFINEGRKKFNQIIPKIKGEALKMIEEAKGYKENRINSALAETAIFNAILNAYIQDPEITRERIYNEAMREILESKDNIEIIDKNLNNFLPFKEVK; via the coding sequence ATGTTAAATAATATTCTAAAAGCTTTTAATAAAACATATGAATATATGATAATTCTAATTGTATTAGTAATAATATTACTAATAACCATTGCAAACGTTTTTGTGGTAGGCCCATCTGATGAAGCCATCGTACTGCGCCTTGGTAAACTCAATAGAACACTTGAATCAGGAATACATATAAAAATTCCGTTAATTGAAGAAAAATTAATTGTACCAGTAAAAATTGTACAAGAAGTCAAATTTGGTTTTAATACAAATAATCACACAGGAACTAACTTAAACGAAGATGACGGAATCATTATCACTGGTGACTTAAATATAATTAAGGTTGAATGGTTAGTACAATATAAAATCAGTGATCCATATTCTTTCATGTTTAAAGTAGAAGATCCAGCAAGAACTATAACAGACATTGCAAAATCATCAATGAACAGATTAATTGGGGACAATACTATTTTTGAAATAATTAACGATAATAGAGTTGGTGTCACAGAAGGAGTAAGAGCATCCATGAATGAAATTATAAAAAAATATAATTTAGGCATTGATATTGTGCAAGTACAAATCAGAAATGCTATGCCACCAAAAGGAAAAGTTTATGAAGCATTTGAAGATGTTAATATTGCAATCCAAGATAAAAATAAATTTATCAATGAGGGGAGGAAAAAATTTAATCAAATCATTCCAAAAATCAAAGGAGAAGCGCTTAAAATGATAGAAGAAGCTAAAGGATATAAAGAGAACCGAATCAATAGCGCACTTGCAGAAACTGCTATCTTTAACGCTATCCTCAATGCATACATACAAGATCCAGAAATTACAAGAGAGAGAATCTATAACGAAGCAATGAGAGAAATTCTTGAAAGTAAAGACAATATTGAAATAATCGACAAAAACTTAAATAATTTTCTTCCATTTAAGGAGGTTAAGTAA
- the hflC gene encoding protease modulator HflC codes for MKNILIFLLSIVKILSFILVFSLILLAIMQPLYILKENEISITTRLGKIERTENTAGLKYKIPFIESVQIFPKNILRWDGEPQRIPTGGDEKQLIWIDTTARWKIVDINQFYTAIKTMNRASTIINAAIEPAVRGVIAKYPLLEIIRSSNDPIQRLSDGILKPQNTTNNTTYKITKGRKIIENEIIEVSNKNTKDIGIEIVDVLIRKIGYDPSLIDSVHNRMISERQQIAEEQRSTGIAEQTEILGSIEKEKLKLLSEAKAEAAKIKAEGDHEAAKIYAKAYGKNVEFYKFWQALESYKTTLKDKRKIFSTDMDFFKYLHNKKI; via the coding sequence ATGAAAAATATACTAATATTTTTACTTTCTATTGTTAAGATTTTATCTTTTATATTAGTATTTAGCTTAATATTATTAGCCATAATGCAACCACTCTATATTTTAAAAGAAAATGAAATTTCAATTACCACAAGGCTTGGTAAAATTGAAAGAACTGAAAACACAGCAGGACTTAAATATAAAATCCCATTTATTGAAAGTGTACAAATATTTCCCAAAAATATACTTAGATGGGATGGAGAACCTCAAAGAATTCCAACAGGGGGAGATGAAAAACAATTAATATGGATAGATACAACTGCTAGATGGAAAATTGTAGACATTAATCAATTCTATACAGCAATCAAAACAATGAACAGAGCTTCCACAATAATCAATGCAGCTATTGAGCCTGCCGTCAGAGGTGTTATTGCCAAATATCCTTTACTCGAAATCATTAGAAGCTCAAACGATCCAATTCAACGTCTATCTGATGGAATTTTAAAACCACAAAATACTACAAACAATACAACCTACAAAATCACAAAGGGTCGCAAAATAATTGAAAATGAAATAATTGAAGTTTCCAATAAAAATACAAAAGACATTGGAATAGAAATTGTTGATGTTCTTATTAGAAAAATTGGTTATGATCCAAGCTTAATTGACTCCGTACATAATAGAATGATTTCAGAAAGACAACAAATTGCAGAAGAACAAAGAAGTACAGGAATTGCTGAGCAAACGGAAATCCTTGGTAGCATTGAAAAAGAAAAGCTCAAATTATTAAGTGAAGCAAAAGCTGAAGCAGCTAAAATCAAAGCGGAAGGGGATCATGAAGCTGCAAAAATTTATGCAAAGGCTTATGGCAAAAATGTTGAATTTTATAAATTCTGGCAAGCACTAGAAAGTTACAAAACAACACTTAAAGATAAACGAAAAATATTCTCAACAGATATGGATTTCTTTAAATACTTACATAATAAAAAAATTTAA
- the rsmD gene encoding 16S rRNA (guanine(966)-N(2))-methyltransferase RsmD, with the protein MHVSAGKYKGWKVVFPKTGVVRPVMAVVREAFFSILFNQIVRSNFLDVFAGTGIMSLEALSRGASLAHLVDCNRFSKDILIKNFEVVNEPYRFFFRKAELFLSKNDLFYDLIYLDPPFSYSFKENLLKIISENENLNKDAKIIIHYPSRENLDNNILRLSRYDCRKYGGSRLDFFKVESCIRIY; encoded by the coding sequence ATGCATGTTAGTGCAGGTAAGTATAAGGGGTGGAAGGTTGTTTTTCCTAAAACAGGTGTTGTACGTCCTGTGATGGCTGTTGTTAGAGAAGCATTTTTTTCTATTCTTTTTAATCAGATTGTAAGGTCAAATTTTCTTGATGTATTTGCAGGTACGGGGATAATGTCTCTTGAGGCTTTAAGTAGGGGCGCTAGTCTTGCTCATCTTGTTGATTGTAATAGGTTTTCTAAAGATATTTTAATTAAGAATTTTGAGGTTGTGAATGAACCTTACAGGTTTTTTTTCAGGAAGGCTGAGTTGTTTCTTAGTAAGAATGATCTTTTTTATGACCTTATTTATCTTGATCCTCCTTTTAGCTATTCTTTTAAAGAAAATCTACTTAAAATCATATCGGAAAATGAAAATTTAAATAAAGATGCAAAAATTATTATTCATTATCCGTCAAGGGAAAATTTGGACAACAATATTTTGAGACTTTCTAGATATGATTGTAGAAAATATGGAGGCTCAAGGCTTGATTTTTTTAAAGTCGAATCTTGTATTAGAATCTATTAA
- a CDS encoding sugar phosphate nucleotidyltransferase, protein MKGIILAAGYGTRFLPITKTIPKEMLPILNKPSIDYIIDEFISSGIKEILIITSRRKGVLDNYFDREIELETVFTKECKNDLLEKIKLKNINISFVRQNEMMGTGHALLQAKPWIGIKSVIVAYPDDLHIGSPPLTAQLIELHKKTGKNILSVIENLKDINRYGVIALNKDNIHVKDIVEKPEIGKEPSNKASIGRFLYTHEFFEFLEEGFKIHQQGEYHHIYALKKLMSENKVLYKKIEGERLDIGNIEGYLESIIKIAKRDDKLLQIIKNSLRT, encoded by the coding sequence ATGAAAGGCATTATTTTAGCAGCAGGATATGGAACAAGGTTTTTACCCATAACAAAAACTATTCCAAAGGAAATGTTGCCAATTTTAAATAAACCGTCCATCGACTATATTATTGACGAATTTATTAGTTCTGGAATCAAAGAAATACTAATAATAACCTCAAGAAGAAAAGGGGTCTTGGATAATTATTTTGATAGAGAAATTGAACTTGAAACTGTATTTACAAAAGAATGTAAAAACGATTTGCTAGAAAAAATAAAACTCAAAAATATTAATATTAGTTTTGTAAGACAAAATGAAATGATGGGCACAGGTCATGCTTTACTACAGGCAAAACCTTGGATAGGAATTAAAAGTGTAATAGTTGCATACCCCGACGACTTACATATAGGATCCCCACCCCTAACAGCACAACTAATAGAATTACACAAAAAAACTGGAAAAAACATATTGTCTGTCATCGAAAATCTTAAAGACATTAACAGATACGGAGTAATAGCATTAAACAAAGATAATATCCATGTAAAAGACATAGTAGAGAAACCAGAAATTGGAAAAGAACCAAGCAACAAAGCATCTATTGGAAGATTTTTATATACCCATGAATTCTTCGAATTTTTAGAAGAAGGGTTTAAGATCCACCAACAAGGAGAATATCACCACATTTATGCTTTAAAAAAACTAATGTCTGAAAACAAAGTACTATACAAAAAAATAGAAGGTGAAAGACTTGATATAGGCAATATCGAAGGATATTTAGAATCAATAATCAAAATAGCAAAACGAGATGATAAATTATTACAAATCATCAAAAATTCACTAAGGACTTAA
- a CDS encoding BB_0208 family protein has protein sequence MKIVTKYHKFYDALNTLKKYININIEEKILRYSILSKLYKLNEEEIKNLIKISQDYEPKKNKINITLEEYYYEKIQDKRIKNWILDIIKEKNLLQIKKETNLISKRPGITYKLNSTNFLKIIEIQNNNTHTQEKKTLYKQLILNFSSNLKTDNLEPTIDILIAVKHRNKEKIKHILKYNQSFQRLFKSSLKNKQSRVIKLKKLLILTYWPVGCLSKSLFNKILTKNYRYIIDEVLTLKYDEILKYLKTIKTLSLNEIFYKGSNKNSSFNYFLSEFVNYTPKNFQNTLKTYLFSLEKTAIKQYLEWFFKDKVPNEWKDFILAIEYIETHKLLNLNSNIKNIITSKFKAEEFFVSFEKMNFNPYTSSKIFQNKHIKKIFLQNVINYIKDNTTKIDTYGWIAFYIYADKDDKAKFSKEIKNFFERKNFEIQNQIFVYFLSFYPNIDKKHFEFISEIMLHLDEDKITVPQEIIKIQKTSTHKLNYCKSYIFIKSLTSRTRVFKILHKNIKPELLFKLEAVKTETLLPAICYITYYSKSDALKEDQNMSPEQKEEIIRFITLLTKEKNKFDLKTL, from the coding sequence ATGAAGATAGTAACTAAATATCATAAATTCTATGATGCTCTTAACACACTAAAAAAATACATAAATATAAATATAGAAGAAAAAATTTTAAGATATAGTATCTTATCAAAACTTTATAAACTTAACGAAGAAGAAATCAAGAACCTTATTAAAATAAGTCAAGATTACGAACCTAAAAAAAATAAAATAAATATCACACTTGAAGAATATTATTATGAGAAAATACAAGACAAAAGAATAAAGAATTGGATATTAGACATAATTAAAGAAAAAAATCTACTACAAATAAAAAAAGAAACAAATCTTATTAGCAAAAGGCCTGGGATAACATATAAATTAAACTCCACCAATTTTCTAAAAATAATTGAAATACAAAATAATAATACACACACGCAAGAGAAAAAAACATTATATAAACAATTAATATTAAATTTCTCTAGCAACTTAAAAACAGATAATCTAGAACCAACAATAGATATATTAATAGCTGTAAAACATAGAAATAAGGAAAAAATTAAACACATACTAAAATATAATCAATCATTCCAAAGATTATTTAAATCAAGCTTAAAAAATAAACAAAGTAGAGTCATTAAACTAAAAAAATTACTCATTTTAACTTACTGGCCAGTAGGATGTCTATCAAAATCACTTTTCAATAAAATTTTAACAAAAAATTACAGATACATAATAGACGAAGTTTTAACTTTAAAGTACGATGAAATTTTAAAATATTTAAAAACAATCAAAACTTTGAGTCTTAATGAAATTTTTTATAAAGGATCAAATAAAAACTCTAGTTTCAACTACTTTCTAAGTGAATTTGTAAATTATACCCCAAAAAATTTTCAAAATACTTTAAAAACTTATTTATTTTCACTTGAAAAAACTGCCATAAAACAATACCTAGAATGGTTTTTTAAAGACAAAGTGCCAAATGAATGGAAAGATTTTATCCTTGCAATTGAATATATTGAAACGCATAAACTACTCAATCTAAATTCAAATATCAAAAATATCATCACATCAAAATTTAAAGCAGAAGAATTTTTTGTATCTTTTGAAAAGATGAACTTTAACCCATATACAAGTTCAAAAATATTTCAAAATAAACATATAAAAAAAATATTCCTACAAAATGTAATAAATTACATCAAAGACAATACAACAAAAATCGACACATATGGATGGATTGCATTTTACATCTATGCAGATAAAGATGATAAGGCAAAATTTTCAAAAGAAATAAAAAACTTTTTTGAAAGAAAAAATTTTGAAATTCAAAATCAAATATTTGTATATTTTCTATCCTTTTATCCAAATATTGATAAAAAACATTTCGAATTCATATCAGAAATAATGTTACATCTTGATGAAGATAAAATCACAGTACCTCAAGAAATAATAAAAATTCAAAAAACAAGTACCCACAAATTAAATTATTGTAAATCATATATTTTTATCAAATCATTAACTTCAAGAACAAGAGTATTTAAAATATTACATAAAAATATCAAACCAGAACTTTTATTTAAGCTAGAAGCAGTTAAAACCGAAACATTACTACCAGCCATATGCTATATTACTTATTATTCAAAATCAGATGCATTAAAAGAAGACCAGAACATGTCACCCGAACAAAAAGAAGAAATAATAAGATTCATTACACTTTTAACTAAAGAAAAAAATAAATTTGATCTCAAGACACTATGA
- a CDS encoding DUF3106 domain-containing protein: MNTLLKNSKKILTQNLNPTQKSNLTPKTNLTQSLNPTQKSNLTPKTNLTQSLNPTQKSNLTPKTNLTQSLNPTQKSNLTLNTNLTQSLNPTQKSNLTPKTNLTQSLNPTQKSNLTPKTNLTQSLNPTQKSNLTPKTNLTQSLNPTQKSNLTPKTNLTQSLNPTQKSNLTPKTNLTQSLNPTQKSNLTPKTNLTQSLNPTQKSNLTPKTNLTQSLNPTQKSNLTPKTNLTQSLNPTQKSNLTPKTNLTQSLNPTQKSNLTLNTNLTQSLNPTQKSNLTPKTNLTQSLNPTQKSNLTPKTNLTQSLNPTQKSNLTPKTNLTQSLNPTQKSNLTPKTNLTQSLNPTQKSNLTLNTNLTQSLNPTQKSNLTPKTNLTQSLNPTQKSNLTPKTNLTQSLNPTQKSNLTPKTNLTQSLNPTQKSNLTPKTNLTQSLNPTQKSNLTPKTNLTQSLNPTQKSNLTPKTNLTQSLNPTQKSNLTLNTNLTQSLNPTQKSNLTPKTNLTQSLNPTQKSNLTPKTNLTQSLNPTQKSNLTLKTNLTQSLNPTQKSNLTPKTNLTQSLNLEISKQYLKKNLKII, encoded by the coding sequence GTGAATACATTGCTAAAGAACAGCAAAAAGATCTTGACTCAAAATCTAAATCCGACTCAAAAGAGCAACCTGACACCAAAGACAAATCTAACTCAAAGTCTAAACCCGACTCAAAAGAGCAACCTGACACCAAAGACAAATCTGACTCAAAGTCTAAACCCGACTCAAAAAAGCAACCTGACACCAAAGACAAATCTAACTCAAAGTCTAAACCCGACTCAAAAGAGCAACCTGACACTAAATACAAATCTGACTCAAAGTCTAAACCCGACTCAAAAAAGCAACCTGACACCAAAGACAAATCTGACTCAAAGTCTAAACCCGACTCAAAAGAGCAACCTGACACCAAAGACAAATCTGACTCAAAGTCTAAACCCGACTCAAAAAAGCAACCTGACACCAAAAACAAACCTGACTCAAAGTCTAAACCCGACTCAAAAGAGCAACCTGACACCAAAGACAAATCTGACTCAAAGTCTAAACCCGACTCAAAAAAGCAACCTGACACCAAAGACAAATCTGACTCAAAGTCTAAACCCGACTCAAAAGAGCAACCTGACACCAAAGACAAATCTGACTCAAAGTCTAAACCCGACTCAAAAGAGCAACCTGACACCAAAAACAAATCTGACTCAAAGTCTAAACCCGACTCAAAAGAGCAACCTGACACCAAAAACAAATCTGACTCAAAGTCTAAACCCGACTCAAAAGAGCAACCTGACACCAAAGACAAACCTGACTCAAAGTCTAAACCCGACTCAAAAGAGCAACCTGACACTAAATACAAATCTGACTCAAAGTCTAAACCCGACTCAAAAAAGCAACCTGACACCAAAGACAAATCTGACTCAAAGTCTAAACCCGACTCAAAAAAGCAACCTGACACCAAAGACAAATCTGACTCAAAGTCTAAACCCGACTCAAAAGAGCAACCTGACACCAAAGACAAATCTGACTCAAAGTCTAAACCCGACTCAAAAGAGCAACCTGACACCAAAGACAAACCTGACTCAAAGTCTAAACCCGACTCAAAAGAGCAACCTGACACTAAATACAAATCTGACTCAAAGTCTAAACCCGACTCAAAAAAGCAACCTGACACCAAAGACAAATCTGACTCAAAGTCTAAACCCGACTCAAAAAAGCAACCTGACACCAAAGACAAATCTGACTCAAAGTCTAAACCCGACTCAAAAGAGCAACCTGACACCAAAGACAAATCTGACTCAAAGTCTAAACCCGACTCAAAAGAGCAACCTGACACCAAAAACAAATCTGACTCAAAGTCTAAACCCGACTCAAAAGAGCAACCTGACACCAAAAACAAATCTGACTCAAAGTCTAAACCCGACTCAAAAGAGCAACCTGACACCAAAGACAAACCTGACTCAAAGTCTAAACCCGACTCAAAAGAGCAACCTGACACTAAATACAAATCTGACTCAAAGTCTAAACCCGACTCAAAAAAGCAACCTGACACCAAAGACAAATCTGACTCAAAGTCTAAACCCGACTCAAAAGAGCAACCTGACACCAAAGACAAACCTGACTCAAAGTCTAAACCCGACTCAAAAGAGCAACCTGACACTAAAGACAAATCTGACTCAAAGTCTAAACCCGACTCAAAAGAGCAACCTGACACCAAAAACAAACCTGACTCAAAGTCTAAACCTGGAAATAAGCAAACAATACTTAAAGAAAAATTTAAAGATAATTTAA
- a CDS encoding tetratricopeptide repeat protein, producing the protein MNKRKNLSTLIILIILLIASFGGLGYYIYKERLNKNNQAIMLNEIKNSVMDRNYKKAYSITKILKDKYPQNTDIAMLENTLSELANTSPFESKDLKRDTANQILDKIQGKEQSIPINNENSEIAFNNKYIKDTTKIENYADRKNDTGIENEDILKFTQKTVPKKLNNNIGQTSKPQETNLNDNKSIESKKNLFNLKKLKENLNKELNQPKTTHLNTPKQVIETQKQNEDKLTKKNINDFSENNTKKIDKINKIAPILKPDTKIENTNKKNDPKNQIIEKIERPYSYVIKKVLYEILDNINTGNPSLAKERLNELIKKGLSDKFNNVNDLIDKQKNQEAANLLIKLIKQDIEPNSISIEKAPLEKELLKQKNPKEEIYHTKNQSINKQTKIQEKSKIHENNPRQTSTDLQSLKMLASVNEEQKNFKKAEEIYEKIANLTNKAEDYYKVGIIKFKLKKYEESIKAFDKTISINPKHKKAHTNKGTSLILSNKPKQAIEAFKKATTIDPNYDTAYYKKGIAEEQNDDKQNAFLSFKKAYEITKNPHYALKAGITANHIGDFKNSEKYLDKASTSIKEKNDIMFYNLAIAKFENNNLNESLQSINNALEINPEKPEYLYLKASIYLTKENYNEAIPLYNTVILKNPENITAYINLARAYEKLGNEQKAIAILEKISNKNHLLALNNLGILYKNQGEYQKAIKTFQKAESLSSVEAKYNLATALIAIKDNKRAMEKLKEYIKLNPNNPEALHALGIIEYNDNGNDKILKEVIKKFPTYKQNQTIIKIIGK; encoded by the coding sequence ATGAATAAAAGAAAAAACTTATCCACACTAATAATTCTAATAATATTGCTTATTGCTTCATTTGGAGGCCTTGGTTATTACATATACAAAGAACGTCTAAATAAGAACAATCAAGCAATAATGCTAAATGAAATCAAAAACAGTGTTATGGATAGAAATTATAAAAAAGCATACTCAATAACAAAAATTCTAAAAGACAAATACCCACAAAATACAGATATTGCAATGCTTGAAAATACTTTATCAGAACTTGCAAACACAAGTCCTTTTGAATCAAAAGATTTAAAAAGAGACACTGCTAATCAAATATTAGATAAAATACAAGGAAAAGAGCAATCCATACCTATTAACAATGAAAATTCTGAAATTGCTTTTAATAATAAATATATCAAAGACACCACAAAAATAGAAAATTATGCTGATAGAAAAAATGATACTGGCATTGAAAACGAAGACATTCTAAAATTCACTCAAAAAACAGTACCTAAAAAATTAAACAACAATATAGGTCAAACCTCAAAACCACAAGAAACAAATCTAAATGACAATAAATCTATTGAAAGCAAAAAAAATCTATTTAACTTAAAAAAATTAAAAGAAAATCTTAACAAAGAATTAAATCAACCTAAAACCACTCATTTAAACACTCCAAAACAAGTCATAGAAACACAAAAACAAAACGAAGACAAACTTACAAAAAAGAATATAAATGATTTTAGCGAAAACAACACAAAAAAAATTGATAAAATTAACAAAATCGCTCCTATTCTCAAACCAGACACTAAAATAGAAAACACAAATAAAAAAAATGATCCTAAAAATCAAATAATAGAAAAAATAGAAAGACCCTATAGTTATGTAATAAAAAAAGTACTCTATGAAATACTAGATAATATTAATACTGGAAACCCCTCACTTGCTAAAGAAAGACTTAATGAACTCATCAAAAAAGGATTGAGTGATAAGTTCAATAACGTCAATGACTTAATTGATAAACAAAAAAACCAAGAAGCAGCCAATCTCTTAATTAAACTAATCAAACAAGATATTGAGCCAAATTCAATTAGCATAGAAAAAGCTCCTTTAGAAAAGGAGCTTTTAAAACAAAAAAACCCCAAAGAAGAAATTTATCATACAAAAAACCAGTCAATCAATAAGCAAACAAAAATACAAGAAAAATCTAAAATACATGAAAACAATCCTAGACAAACCTCAACAGATTTACAATCTCTTAAAATGCTAGCATCAGTAAATGAAGAACAAAAAAACTTCAAAAAAGCCGAAGAAATTTATGAAAAAATTGCAAATCTTACAAATAAAGCAGAAGACTATTACAAAGTTGGAATAATTAAATTTAAACTTAAAAAATATGAAGAATCAATAAAAGCATTTGACAAAACAATATCAATAAATCCAAAACACAAAAAAGCACATACAAATAAAGGGACAAGCTTAATATTATCAAACAAACCAAAACAAGCCATCGAGGCTTTCAAAAAGGCAACTACAATCGACCCAAATTATGATACGGCATACTACAAAAAAGGAATAGCAGAAGAACAAAATGATGACAAACAAAATGCTTTCTTAAGTTTCAAAAAAGCTTATGAGATTACAAAAAATCCTCATTATGCTTTAAAAGCAGGCATTACTGCAAATCATATTGGTGACTTCAAAAACAGTGAAAAATACCTAGACAAAGCAAGTACTTCTATAAAAGAAAAAAACGATATTATGTTTTATAACCTAGCAATAGCAAAATTTGAAAATAATAATCTTAATGAATCACTACAAAGCATTAACAATGCTCTTGAAATAAACCCAGAAAAACCAGAATATCTATATTTAAAAGCATCCATTTACTTGACCAAAGAAAATTATAATGAAGCAATACCACTTTACAATACTGTAATTTTAAAAAACCCTGAAAATATTACAGCTTATATCAATTTAGCAAGAGCATATGAAAAGCTCGGAAATGAACAAAAAGCAATTGCAATTCTTGAAAAAATTAGCAATAAAAATCATTTACTAGCATTAAACAATCTTGGCATACTTTATAAAAACCAAGGAGAATACCAAAAAGCAATAAAAACTTTTCAGAAAGCAGAATCTCTATCAAGTGTTGAAGCAAAATACAATCTTGCAACTGCTTTGATTGCTATCAAAGATAATAAAAGAGCCATGGAAAAACTAAAAGAATATATCAAACTAAATCCAAACAACCCAGAAGCTCTACATGCATTAGGCATAATAGAATATAATGATAATGGAAATGACAAGATACTTAAAGAAGTTATCAAAAAATTTCCCACTTACAAACAAAATCAAACAATAATAAAAATAATAGGCAAATGA